From one Butyricimonas faecihominis genomic stretch:
- a CDS encoding ABC transporter ATP-binding protein produces the protein MSEAIVKVENLYHRYTTQWAVQDLSFEIRNRGVLGLLGANGAGKSTTMNIMCGVLNQTSGNIYINGINLREHPIEAKKYIGFLPQKPPLNPDMTVDEYLHFCAHLRRMDGKEVHQAVEAAKERCGIAHFRKRLLKNLSGGYQQRVGIAQAIIHNPKVVVFDEPTNGLDPIQIVEIRNLIKEIAVDRAVIISTHILPEVQLSCENIIMITQGKCVFSGTIEEFDNYIEPNSLVITLDAAPDVNVLASLPSIKRVDKLTEKRYRLFFSDATDIADRVVCASVEGGWKLTEINLERGSLDEVFAQLSGKSRIGKKELV, from the coding sequence ATGTCAGAAGCAATTGTAAAAGTGGAAAACCTGTACCATCGTTACACCACGCAGTGGGCTGTACAGGATTTGAGTTTTGAAATCAGGAATCGGGGAGTTTTGGGATTGTTGGGAGCGAATGGTGCAGGAAAGTCGACCACGATGAATATTATGTGTGGTGTATTGAATCAGACTTCGGGGAACATTTATATTAATGGGATAAATTTGAGGGAACACCCGATAGAGGCAAAGAAATATATCGGTTTTCTACCCCAGAAACCACCTTTGAATCCGGATATGACGGTGGATGAATATCTCCATTTTTGCGCCCATTTGAGGCGAATGGATGGGAAGGAGGTACATCAGGCCGTGGAGGCAGCGAAAGAACGTTGTGGTATTGCGCATTTTAGAAAGCGTTTGTTGAAGAATTTGTCCGGGGGATACCAGCAACGGGTTGGAATTGCTCAGGCAATTATTCATAATCCTAAGGTGGTGGTGTTTGATGAGCCGACGAATGGTTTGGATCCTATTCAGATCGTGGAAATCAGAAATCTGATCAAGGAGATTGCCGTGGACCGGGCAGTAATTATTTCAACGCATATTTTGCCGGAAGTACAATTAAGTTGTGAGAATATCATTATGATCACGCAAGGAAAGTGCGTGTTTTCCGGGACGATAGAAGAGTTTGACAATTATATAGAACCGAATTCTTTGGTGATCACGCTGGATGCGGCTCCTGACGTGAATGTATTGGCTTCGTTGCCATCCATAAAACGGGTTGATAAGCTGACAGAGAAGAGATACCGTCTTTTCTTTTCAGATGCAACGGATATAGCGGATCGGGTTGTTTGTGCCTCAGTTGAAGGTGGATGGAAATTAACGGAGATTAATCTGGAACGGGGATCTTTGGATGAGGTATTTGCCCAGTTGTCTGGGAAAAGTCGAATCGGGAAAAAAGAGTTGGTATGA
- a CDS encoding SusC/RagA family TonB-linked outer membrane protein, translated as MRMCLVLLSCFTFSLSASSFAQQERVSLKMKEVTVKMLLDEIQRQTNLHFIFNTEQTNSLGKVSVEVKDETVETVLVRLFEGTDLTYSFKGNIIVVKRRADEIQGQQQQSMLRVAGKVTDEKKQVLPGVTVRLEGTTVGTATNSMGVFTLMLPVREGFLEFSFVGFKNKRVRFTETSDSLNVVLEEDLKEIGEVVVTGYQQIDKRHLTSAVNTVKMDDIDVPGSNRIDMMLEGRIPGLTFMQNTGQVGAAPKLRIRGTSTILGSQEPVWVVDGIIQQDPVNVDPAQLNDLDFVNLLGNAISGLNPNDIERIDVLKDASATALYGARAANGVIVITTKMGKIGAPTVSYSMSGTFTQRPRYTDRGFYMMNSKERVDVSRELMEMGVRYNGVYDGISDWIGYEKAYLDYFMDSSISYDEFKRQSQWYETMNTDWLKILTKDVFSHNHSLSISGGSQDVRYYASIGYADEQGNVKGEENKRYSSALKLTATYDKFSAQFGINGSVTNKKYNPDELNVMSYAHSMNRAIPLYGEDGEYWRYKKDGSMYSQFNIVDEMKNSSRYIDQYSVSITGQLQYKFTEDFKLIGTGSYQFNYTNEEEWFGEDSNHTALLRANQSKYASTCPFGGTLKTITTKNNSYTLRLQADYSKYLGMERQHFTNVMLGYELSSTEYNGVAEEVRGYYKDRGKTFPTYTINQPADFEAYYAYHRWNANNNPVYTDQLTNLMSGFLTLTYGYDDRYILNFNARADWSNAFGSRSNEKLFPVWSISGRWNISNDVLKDIDWIENLALRLSYGLQGNMMNNQPTRLIIKKGDYNETLGGFASTIGAYPNPNLKWEKTHSYNVGLDFSFLHGKINGSFAFFYKKTKDAFLSKKVASQNGITNYVVNAGDVENKGVELALYFTAIDNALSGKGGKRGFVWRIDPQIGQTLNKLVNTAINKNNKTLQDEITVKDLLDGNAYIAGTPLNTFYSYRFNGLDKMGIPTFKGLEDELKDELIEKYNEMALSDKKDVWMEVLGESGTRVPTLQGGLNNYIAYRNFSLSFNLAYSIGNKIRMFKLCSGDYSAVNPKPHNNLRKEFVNRWRGPGDEKNTNIPGIRTSLTAQGNSADVALDYGWWRGYSAWTPITSTNASKYELYDYSDLRVVRGDYLRLQSLSFRYVFDKELIQKVGMTSAYISLSATNLFTICDKKLKGQNPEQSGTSSMVNISVRPTYSVSLNVNF; from the coding sequence ATGAGAATGTGTCTCGTTTTATTGTCTTGTTTCACCTTTTCTCTTTCGGCAAGTTCATTTGCCCAGCAAGAGCGGGTTAGTTTAAAGATGAAAGAGGTGACGGTGAAGATGTTACTGGATGAGATTCAGCGACAAACAAATTTGCATTTTATTTTTAATACTGAACAGACAAATAGTTTGGGTAAGGTGTCTGTTGAGGTAAAAGATGAAACTGTGGAAACGGTGTTGGTACGTTTATTCGAGGGTACGGATCTGACCTATAGTTTTAAAGGGAATATTATCGTGGTAAAACGTCGGGCAGATGAGATTCAGGGACAACAGCAACAGTCTATGTTAAGAGTTGCGGGAAAGGTGACTGATGAGAAGAAACAGGTACTACCCGGGGTGACGGTACGATTGGAAGGTACTACCGTGGGAACGGCAACTAATAGCATGGGTGTATTCACGTTGATGTTACCCGTGCGAGAGGGTTTTTTGGAATTTTCTTTTGTGGGTTTTAAAAACAAGCGGGTCCGTTTCACGGAAACATCCGATAGTCTTAACGTAGTGTTGGAAGAGGATTTGAAGGAGATTGGGGAGGTTGTGGTGACAGGTTACCAACAGATCGACAAACGACACTTGACGAGTGCCGTGAATACCGTGAAGATGGATGACATTGATGTGCCGGGGAGTAACCGGATTGATATGATGTTGGAAGGGCGTATTCCGGGATTGACATTTATGCAGAATACGGGCCAAGTAGGTGCAGCTCCCAAGTTACGAATCCGGGGAACATCAACTATTCTGGGAAGTCAAGAACCGGTTTGGGTAGTGGATGGAATCATACAACAGGATCCGGTGAACGTGGACCCGGCTCAACTGAATGATTTGGACTTTGTGAATCTGTTGGGAAATGCGATTTCCGGTTTGAACCCGAATGATATAGAGCGAATTGACGTGTTGAAAGATGCATCGGCTACGGCGCTCTACGGGGCTCGTGCAGCCAATGGAGTTATTGTGATTACCACGAAAATGGGAAAAATAGGAGCTCCGACAGTTTCTTATTCGATGAGTGGTACATTTACGCAACGTCCCCGATACACGGATCGAGGTTTTTATATGATGAATTCTAAGGAGAGGGTTGATGTATCACGGGAATTGATGGAAATGGGAGTTCGCTATAATGGTGTGTATGACGGTATTTCGGATTGGATTGGGTACGAGAAAGCGTATTTGGATTATTTCATGGATAGTTCAATCAGTTATGATGAATTCAAGCGACAGTCTCAATGGTATGAAACTATGAATACGGATTGGTTGAAGATTTTGACAAAAGATGTGTTCTCTCACAATCATTCATTGAGTATAAGCGGGGGATCACAGGATGTTCGTTATTATGCTTCAATCGGGTATGCTGATGAACAAGGAAACGTGAAAGGAGAAGAGAATAAACGATATTCTTCGGCTTTGAAATTGACAGCGACCTATGACAAGTTTTCTGCCCAGTTTGGTATCAACGGGAGTGTGACGAATAAAAAGTATAATCCGGATGAGTTGAATGTGATGAGTTATGCCCATAGTATGAACCGTGCCATTCCTCTTTATGGTGAAGATGGGGAGTATTGGCGGTACAAGAAAGATGGGAGTATGTATTCCCAATTTAATATTGTGGATGAAATGAAGAATTCCAGCCGGTATATAGATCAATACTCTGTTTCTATCACGGGGCAGTTACAATACAAGTTTACGGAGGATTTTAAATTGATCGGAACAGGGTCTTATCAGTTTAATTACACGAATGAGGAGGAGTGGTTTGGTGAGGATTCGAATCACACGGCTCTTTTGCGAGCGAATCAGTCAAAATATGCTTCGACTTGTCCTTTTGGGGGAACGTTGAAAACGATCACGACGAAAAATAATAGTTACACGTTACGTTTGCAGGCAGATTATAGTAAATACTTGGGGATGGAACGGCAACATTTCACGAATGTCATGTTGGGATATGAGTTGTCTTCGACGGAGTATAACGGGGTTGCGGAAGAGGTGAGAGGATATTATAAGGATCGGGGAAAAACGTTCCCGACTTACACCATCAATCAACCGGCTGATTTCGAAGCTTATTATGCTTATCATCGGTGGAACGCGAATAATAATCCGGTGTACACGGATCAGTTGACGAATTTGATGTCCGGGTTCTTGACGCTTACTTACGGTTATGATGACCGTTATATTTTGAATTTCAATGCCCGTGCGGATTGGTCGAATGCTTTCGGTAGTCGGAGTAACGAAAAATTATTTCCCGTGTGGTCTATATCCGGGAGGTGGAATATTTCAAATGATGTTTTGAAGGATATAGATTGGATTGAAAATTTGGCACTTCGCTTGTCGTATGGTTTACAAGGAAATATGATGAATAATCAACCTACTCGGCTAATTATCAAGAAGGGGGATTATAATGAAACGTTAGGAGGGTTTGCATCGACGATTGGAGCTTATCCGAATCCGAATTTGAAATGGGAAAAAACACATTCTTATAACGTGGGACTTGATTTTAGTTTCCTGCATGGCAAGATTAACGGGTCATTTGCTTTCTTCTACAAGAAGACAAAAGATGCTTTCCTGTCTAAAAAGGTGGCCAGTCAGAATGGTATCACGAATTACGTGGTGAACGCGGGAGATGTTGAGAATAAAGGGGTTGAATTAGCATTGTATTTCACCGCGATTGACAATGCCCTTTCAGGTAAAGGCGGCAAACGGGGTTTTGTATGGAGAATTGATCCGCAGATCGGGCAAACTTTGAATAAATTAGTAAATACGGCTATTAATAAGAATAACAAGACGTTACAGGATGAGATTACGGTAAAGGATTTGTTGGACGGAAACGCTTATATTGCCGGTACTCCGTTGAATACGTTCTATTCTTATCGGTTCAATGGTTTGGATAAAATGGGTATTCCGACATTCAAAGGTTTAGAAGACGAGCTTAAAGATGAGTTAATCGAGAAATATAACGAGATGGCTTTGTCGGATAAGAAAGATGTTTGGATGGAAGTGTTGGGAGAGTCCGGGACGAGGGTGCCGACTTTGCAGGGAGGTTTAAATAATTATATTGCCTATCGTAATTTCAGTCTTTCTTTTAATCTGGCTTATAGTATCGGGAATAAGATTCGGATGTTTAAACTTTGTTCCGGGGATTATAGTGCGGTGAATCCGAAGCCTCATAACAATTTGAGAAAAGAGTTCGTGAATCGTTGGAGAGGTCCCGGAGATGAGAAGAACACCAATATTCCGGGAATCCGTACCAGCCTGACGGCTCAAGGTAATTCTGCGGATGTGGCATTGGACTACGGATGGTGGCGCGGTTATTCGGCTTGGACACCAATTACGAGTACGAACGCATCCAAATATGAATTGTATGATTATTCTGATCTACGGGTAGTACGAGGTGACTATTTACGTTTGCAATCTTTGAGTTTCCGTTACGTGTTTGACAAGGAATTGATTCAGAAAGTGGGAATGACGAGTGCTTATATCTCTTTGTCAGCAACAAATTTATTCACGATTTGTGACAAGAAACTGAAAGGGCAGAACCCGGAACAATCGGGTACGAGTAGCATGGTAAATATCTCGGTACGTCCGACTTATTCTGTTAGTTTGAATGTTAATTTCTAA
- a CDS encoding RagB/SusD family nutrient uptake outer membrane protein, protein MMKNILYLLVVLFFFCSSCGDFLEEYSQNSTYVESVDDLDELLLGGGYLTRNVGSISATGAMAYLHIMADESKEMPVPNSSVSKSDQVWEKMAGFYIWAENPFTSYTGVARSDGEWASFYTRISVLNSILEEAPNCKIKKDAEREQLSRVLGECYYLRAWNYFMLANIYGAAYDKSNLNDGASVTLKLDPAIEDKKFARASTGEVYQQIVRDLTQAATLLEQGSVLESKVHVTAAAAYALLSRVYLYMEEYDLAVKAANKVEGYTLYNLASRYTPGSGEAFLTASLPEVIYTQGREVMSYVHGGTGYVSKTYSSWIDENGNLQYGYIDVAYVMGDSYVVSDELLQLFDANDVRYSAFFARSYQKNYLVSRKYRAAINEAIVETDPITGTPVMPVVEGMDFNEVASIRYAEVVLNKAEAQACAGDAGAVETMRQFLETRYTVVPAIPASGSGLIEFIRRERQKELCFEGHRWFDLRRYAVNSVHKQTIQVKHEWHTRTTSEAVLEGSYTLKAYDNTLKGDWMIPVPEDVINYCFPVLYNFERGNGVVKN, encoded by the coding sequence ATGATGAAAAATATATTATATCTGTTGGTGGTTTTGTTTTTCTTTTGCTCTTCTTGCGGTGATTTCCTAGAAGAGTATTCGCAAAACTCGACTTACGTGGAGTCAGTGGACGATTTGGACGAATTATTACTGGGCGGTGGCTATCTCACTCGAAATGTCGGGAGCATTTCTGCCACGGGAGCGATGGCTTACTTGCATATCATGGCTGACGAATCGAAAGAGATGCCGGTTCCTAACAGTTCTGTTAGCAAGAGTGATCAAGTGTGGGAGAAGATGGCCGGGTTTTATATCTGGGCCGAGAATCCTTTTACTTCTTATACCGGTGTTGCACGGAGTGATGGAGAATGGGCCAGTTTCTATACTCGTATCTCTGTTCTTAATTCTATCCTTGAAGAGGCTCCTAATTGTAAGATTAAGAAAGACGCGGAAAGAGAACAATTATCTAGGGTGCTGGGAGAATGTTATTATTTGAGGGCTTGGAATTATTTCATGTTGGCAAATATTTACGGGGCAGCTTATGACAAAAGTAATTTGAATGACGGGGCAAGCGTGACCTTAAAGCTTGATCCTGCCATTGAAGATAAAAAGTTTGCAAGGGCGAGTACCGGAGAGGTTTATCAACAGATCGTGCGTGATTTGACTCAAGCGGCAACGTTGTTGGAGCAAGGGTCTGTATTGGAATCAAAGGTTCATGTAACGGCAGCTGCGGCTTATGCCTTGTTGAGTCGGGTATATCTTTATATGGAAGAGTACGATTTGGCGGTAAAAGCGGCTAATAAGGTGGAAGGATATACTCTGTATAATTTAGCTAGTCGCTATACTCCCGGAAGTGGGGAAGCATTTTTGACGGCTTCTTTACCGGAGGTGATTTATACTCAAGGAAGGGAAGTTATGAGTTATGTGCATGGGGGTACCGGATACGTGAGTAAAACCTATTCTTCTTGGATTGATGAAAACGGGAATCTTCAGTATGGTTACATTGACGTGGCTTACGTGATGGGGGATTCGTATGTCGTTTCGGATGAGTTATTACAGTTGTTTGATGCAAATGATGTGAGATATAGTGCTTTTTTTGCTCGTTCCTATCAGAAGAATTATTTGGTTTCCCGTAAATATCGGGCGGCTATTAATGAGGCGATTGTAGAAACAGATCCGATCACGGGGACTCCGGTCATGCCTGTTGTGGAAGGGATGGATTTTAATGAAGTTGCCTCTATCCGTTATGCTGAGGTGGTTTTGAATAAGGCAGAGGCTCAGGCTTGTGCGGGAGATGCAGGAGCGGTGGAAACGATGCGTCAGTTTTTGGAAACACGGTACACGGTTGTACCGGCCATACCTGCCAGCGGGAGTGGTTTGATTGAATTTATTCGTCGGGAACGGCAGAAGGAGTTATGTTTTGAGGGACATCGGTGGTTCGATTTACGTCGGTATGCCGTGAATTCTGTTCATAAACAGACGATTCAAGTGAAACATGAATGGCATACTCGTACTACGAGTGAGGCGGTTTTGGAAGGAAGTTATACATTGAAGGCTTATGATAATACATTGAAGGGGGATTGGATGATTCCTGTACCTGAGGATGTAATTAATTATTGTTTTCCAGTGCTGTATAACTTTGAGCGAGGAAACGGTGTCGTTAAAAACTAA
- a CDS encoding Gldg family protein, with product MKQVYYIMKAELQSLFYSPIAWLILVVFTIQCSVAFCDTLDSVAKAVAEGQQMPGLTYWFFSRDYHGWGVFHAGMRYLYIYFPLLTMGLFSRELASGSIKLLDSSPVSTIQVVIGKFFSMLVYALVLLGVWMIFVIYGGISIENFAYARIWVAFLGMFLTMATYSAIGLFMSSLTRYPVVAAIGSFVVFIVLERIGSYGQNWDGIREITTWLSLSGRIKVFLDGLLTSQNVVYFVAITLLFLCFTILKLWLGRYHYPVWRKVLYYVGILSVIVLCGWISNCPVLRCYFDSTENNVNTITKECRDIILALKDQGKLTITTYVNLMDPYRSLALPANISKDRASFDKYVRFKPDIDLKYVYYYAPTDKPHQIQRMKANLTFDETAREIARLSRVDFSIFKTKEEMDQIVDLAPEHYRLVRFFELNGQRSVLRIFDDIPPLPTPQEFMVAFKRLLGGMPKIGVVTGHGERSIHDSSNRGYERVATSIFNRYSWLNQGIDGMEIGLDQPVPESLSILLIADPKQVYTSQELAHLDAYIARGGNLILLVEPETQATVQPLLDRFGVSMMTGCLAEKPVIELANVVCSRFTPEGRALFHGRHYPFGLQALAMNGVTALKVTGTSDFRVVPMMESALDSWNKVGKVDWIMGPIEPDAAKGEFVGSNTTVLGLTRQVEDREQRIFIAGDADWMSNRELVQGRQGFRGHSPSAMNWVLSDWMTHGQAPLYFNYPKVTDTKISTTQEGAFWVRMFLVWGIAIVLAVSGAVICIRRNRY from the coding sequence ATGAAACAGGTATATTATATAATGAAAGCCGAGTTACAATCGTTGTTTTATTCTCCGATTGCTTGGCTGATTTTAGTGGTTTTCACCATACAGTGTTCTGTCGCTTTTTGTGATACTTTGGATAGTGTGGCTAAAGCCGTGGCAGAGGGGCAGCAAATGCCGGGGCTTACCTATTGGTTTTTTAGCCGGGATTATCATGGATGGGGTGTTTTTCATGCAGGGATGCGTTATCTCTATATTTATTTTCCATTGCTGACCATGGGGTTATTCAGTCGGGAATTGGCGAGTGGATCTATAAAGTTACTGGATTCTTCCCCGGTGAGTACCATTCAGGTAGTTATTGGTAAGTTTTTTTCGATGTTGGTGTATGCGTTGGTGCTACTTGGGGTATGGATGATCTTTGTGATTTACGGGGGAATTAGCATAGAGAATTTTGCCTATGCTCGCATTTGGGTCGCTTTTCTGGGAATGTTTTTGACGATGGCAACCTATTCCGCTATCGGCTTGTTTATGTCGTCCTTGACTCGCTATCCCGTGGTGGCAGCGATTGGTTCTTTCGTGGTTTTTATCGTTTTGGAACGAATCGGGAGTTACGGGCAAAATTGGGATGGTATCCGGGAGATTACAACTTGGTTGTCTCTTTCCGGGCGGATAAAAGTGTTTTTGGATGGATTATTGACCAGTCAGAATGTAGTATATTTTGTGGCGATAACGCTGTTATTCCTCTGTTTTACAATTTTGAAATTGTGGTTGGGGCGTTATCATTATCCGGTGTGGCGTAAGGTACTTTATTACGTAGGTATCCTGAGTGTTATTGTTTTATGCGGGTGGATTTCTAATTGTCCGGTTTTACGCTGTTATTTTGATTCCACGGAAAATAACGTGAACACGATCACGAAAGAATGTCGTGATATTATTCTGGCGTTGAAAGATCAAGGGAAATTAACGATCACGACGTATGTGAATTTAATGGATCCTTATCGGTCTCTAGCTTTACCTGCCAATATTTCAAAGGATAGGGCTAGTTTTGATAAGTATGTCCGGTTTAAACCGGACATTGACCTTAAATATGTCTATTATTATGCCCCGACGGATAAGCCTCACCAAATACAGAGGATGAAGGCTAATCTGACATTTGATGAAACGGCACGGGAGATTGCCCGGTTGAGTCGGGTGGATTTTTCTATCTTCAAAACGAAAGAAGAGATGGATCAAATCGTGGATCTTGCACCGGAGCATTACCGGCTGGTCCGCTTTTTCGAGTTGAACGGGCAGCGCAGTGTATTGCGTATCTTTGATGATATTCCTCCTCTACCTACTCCTCAGGAGTTTATGGTGGCTTTTAAACGGTTGTTGGGTGGTATGCCTAAAATAGGGGTGGTCACGGGACATGGAGAACGTTCTATTCATGATAGTAGCAACCGTGGTTATGAACGGGTAGCAACGAGTATTTTTAATCGGTATTCTTGGTTAAATCAAGGAATTGACGGGATGGAAATCGGACTTGACCAACCTGTACCTGAATCACTCTCGATATTACTGATTGCTGATCCGAAACAGGTTTATACGTCTCAAGAGTTGGCTCATCTGGATGCTTATATTGCTCGTGGGGGAAACTTGATCTTGCTAGTAGAGCCAGAAACTCAGGCTACAGTTCAGCCGTTATTGGATCGTTTTGGCGTGAGCATGATGACAGGATGTTTGGCTGAGAAACCCGTCATCGAGTTGGCAAACGTGGTATGCAGTAGATTTACTCCCGAGGGAAGAGCTCTTTTTCACGGACGGCACTATCCTTTTGGCCTACAAGCGTTGGCCATGAATGGAGTTACGGCATTAAAGGTTACGGGAACAAGCGATTTTCGTGTGGTCCCGATGATGGAAAGTGCTCTGGATTCGTGGAATAAAGTGGGAAAGGTTGACTGGATTATGGGACCTATTGAGCCTGATGCAGCAAAAGGAGAGTTTGTCGGGTCAAATACTACCGTGCTGGGATTAACTCGTCAGGTTGAGGACCGTGAACAACGTATTTTTATTGCGGGTGATGCCGATTGGATGAGTAATCGGGAGCTGGTACAGGGGCGACAGGGTTTCCGGGGGCATAGTCCTTCTGCGATGAATTGGGTGCTTAGTGATTGGATGACACATGGACAGGCCCCATTGTATTTTAACTATCCTAAGGTGACGGATACTAAAATTTCTACTACTCAAGAAGGAGCTTTTTGGGTAAGGATGTTTTTAGTTTGGGGAATTGCGATCGTGTTAGCCGTTTCCGGGGCGGTGATATGTATTCGTAGGAATCGATATTGA
- a CDS encoding Gldg family protein has product MKLIWKITKAELQTLFFSPLAWLMLVVLGIWVFNVFYDKFDLLVRTQELGDSIGHVTRRLYIDQYGIYAAILDTLYCFFPLLTMGLISRELSSGSIKLLDSSPVSTWQVVLGKYFSMCIFSLLLIVVLFIPVILGIFTVENLEMKAIFTGLLGMYLLMCTYSAIGLFMSSLSIYPIVAAVGTFGVLAALNMVGSIWQEYAFMRDITHWLSISSRIISFLQGVIASADVFYYLLIIGLCVTLTWLKLRFAKLSWSFWKKCSVYVGVVIVVLFLGYVSSRPMFKFYADGTEDKRNTLTVASQEIMERVKGHVKITTFVNILHKNSGFSMPRSVNTEYARFEQYTRFHPDMELEYVYYYGGTRFFSQAANIYIPSIGLDSAAKRIASIEGLDPSKVISAAEAQKLCPVNLGQEENPVIKIIEIEGKEPRPLRLFEDNQVLPSEAEISAAFKGMTQDLPLIVYLTGRGAPDITSKLRDGYDAMFNTPYIRASFINQGYKVQSVSVSEGELPENTAVLVIANPLEEYDKEELKMVYEYVEQGGNLLLMGDAGNEKVMNEIANPLGLRFAEGYLVEPHLNDEPLPHIAICSVLPSAFEILPGLKSWIRAGYSLPLKMTTTLLVDSSRCRFEVFPLFASSPDSWLKREKVNLLEGELKPDVSLGEIARPYVTATGLRRQVEGKEQRVVVTADAEWMSNIGLSTNYQGLYPNPGGFASTAMSWLVYSKAPVNTSRGWVDDGNLNFRDKDLEWIYYLYEWFIPAFMAFLGFMLYYRRNKQ; this is encoded by the coding sequence ATGAAATTAATTTGGAAAATAACCAAAGCGGAATTACAAACGCTTTTCTTCTCACCGTTGGCTTGGTTAATGCTGGTAGTACTGGGAATCTGGGTGTTTAATGTCTTTTACGATAAGTTTGACTTGTTGGTCCGAACTCAGGAACTAGGTGATTCGATAGGGCATGTTACCCGTAGGTTGTATATTGATCAGTATGGGATTTATGCGGCTATTTTGGACACGTTATATTGTTTTTTCCCTTTGTTGACGATGGGATTGATTAGTCGGGAATTGAGTAGTGGTAGTATAAAATTGTTGGATTCTTCGCCTGTTAGTACTTGGCAGGTGGTGTTGGGGAAGTACTTTTCGATGTGTATTTTCTCGTTGTTACTGATTGTTGTTTTATTTATTCCTGTAATACTGGGTATATTTACCGTGGAGAATCTGGAAATGAAGGCTATTTTCACGGGGTTGTTGGGAATGTATTTACTCATGTGTACATACTCGGCAATCGGTCTTTTCATGTCGTCACTTTCCATTTATCCGATCGTGGCAGCCGTGGGAACTTTCGGGGTTTTGGCGGCATTGAATATGGTTGGGAGTATATGGCAGGAGTACGCTTTTATGCGTGATATTACTCACTGGCTTTCTATTAGTTCCCGTATTATTAGCTTTTTACAGGGGGTGATTGCGAGTGCTGACGTGTTTTATTACCTTTTGATCATTGGTTTGTGTGTGACCTTGACGTGGTTAAAGTTGCGGTTTGCAAAGTTATCGTGGTCCTTCTGGAAGAAATGTAGTGTTTATGTCGGGGTTGTGATCGTCGTGTTGTTTTTGGGATACGTGTCTTCTCGTCCGATGTTTAAATTTTATGCTGATGGAACGGAGGATAAGAGGAACACGCTTACAGTTGCCAGCCAAGAGATTATGGAGAGAGTGAAGGGACATGTAAAGATCACTACGTTTGTTAATATATTGCATAAAAACAGCGGGTTCAGTATGCCTCGGAGTGTAAATACAGAGTATGCCCGTTTTGAGCAATATACTCGGTTTCACCCGGATATGGAGTTGGAATATGTTTATTATTATGGGGGAACCCGTTTTTTTAGTCAGGCGGCAAATATATATATACCGAGTATAGGCTTGGATTCTGCGGCTAAAAGAATTGCTTCTATTGAGGGCCTTGATCCCTCAAAGGTGATATCGGCAGCGGAGGCTCAGAAACTGTGTCCCGTGAATTTGGGGCAAGAGGAAAATCCGGTGATTAAGATTATCGAGATTGAAGGAAAGGAACCACGTCCTTTACGATTGTTCGAGGATAATCAAGTACTTCCTTCAGAGGCCGAGATTTCTGCCGCATTTAAAGGGATGACACAGGATTTACCGTTGATTGTTTACCTGACTGGGCGTGGGGCTCCCGACATTACCTCTAAGTTGAGGGACGGGTATGATGCGATGTTTAATACGCCGTATATTCGGGCTTCTTTTATAAACCAAGGGTATAAAGTTCAGTCGGTGTCTGTTAGCGAGGGTGAATTGCCCGAAAATACAGCGGTATTGGTTATTGCCAACCCGTTGGAGGAATATGATAAAGAGGAATTAAAGATGGTCTATGAGTATGTAGAACAAGGGGGAAACTTGTTGTTGATGGGGGATGCCGGGAATGAAAAAGTAATGAATGAGATTGCCAATCCTTTAGGACTTCGTTTTGCCGAGGGGTATCTGGTTGAACCGCATTTGAATGATGAACCGTTGCCGCATATCGCTATTTGTTCTGTTTTACCATCGGCTTTTGAGATACTTCCGGGGTTAAAGAGTTGGATAAGGGCAGGCTATTCTTTGCCCTTGAAGATGACAACAACGCTTCTCGTTGACTCTTCAAGATGTCGTTTTGAGGTGTTTCCCTTATTCGCATCATCTCCCGACAGTTGGTTGAAGCGTGAGAAGGTGAATTTGCTTGAAGGAGAATTAAAACCGGATGTTTCCCTTGGAGAGATTGCCAGACCTTACGTGACGGCTACAGGATTAAGGCGTCAGGTTGAGGGGAAGGAACAACGGGTAGTGGTGACGGCTGATGCCGAATGGATGAGTAATATCGGACTCTCTACTAATTATCAAGGACTATACCCGAATCCCGGAGGGTTTGCCTCGACAGCGATGAGCTGGTTGGTGTATAGTAAGGCTCCGGTAAACACGTCGAGAGGATGGGTGGACGATGGCAACCTGAATTTCAGGGACAAGGATTTGGAATGGATATATTATTTGTACGAATGGTTTATTCCGGCTTTCATGGCATTCCTTGGGTTTATGTTGTATTATCGTCGAAATAAACAATAA